From Amycolatopsis sp. cg9, one genomic window encodes:
- a CDS encoding DUF3488 and transglutaminase-like domain-containing protein, with the protein MTRFAACAAVIVAAGIGGLLFQPVFTLPALLIPVLAACVAVVAADLAAIRAPAVLRPPLALLFGLLALIATVLRPTLNGVLPTSATVHALGDGLLHGWLRTLESTWPARPEPELLLFVPVLVLLTGVLGVECLRRDRSPLVALVPSLALVGLSQAFSVADGGDALLFGGGYTVAAVVVLAAAKSAENRIGAPAGHRRAARLRGSVTGYALPAVATVAAIAAGCLAFTAWTPLSRPAYSLPAHHQPPAVTSVLANPLDEIGSRLATPAAEVFHARVSAPVDRWTVSVLNRFDGVNWTSSARFRPLGSTLPGLAGVPAGGPTAEAAVTLASAPGAWLPTVTRTDHVEGASPLVDPATGTLLSTQAADGLAYRLFWRPPSVDAPKLASSDVDGAADGLEPVGQLPKEIAPLLREATGGSGPSLRTAFVLEQWFRKNYKVASGEDIPTGHGYAQLSFFLASSKRGTSEQFATAYAVLARAAGLPVRVAVGFRQPAAAPGGSVVVHNSDVLAWPEVAVRGVGWVPLDPSGAATADAGRPESSVAQATDDARKNLPPQPDNRPQPTTNPPPQPAAAGTPWWVWIALAPLALLLLVALTPVAVKTVRRHRRRRGAPAEAVVGAWLDARDRLRDRGVTVVPGMTARELAALVGPDYPEAVSQGLRQLSQCLDLALWSGWTASPEVARRAWAASDAVRAASRGSLRQRIASLFAVRSLVPVRA; encoded by the coding sequence GTGACCCGGTTCGCGGCGTGCGCCGCGGTCATCGTCGCGGCCGGCATCGGCGGCCTGCTGTTCCAGCCGGTGTTCACGCTGCCCGCGTTGCTCATCCCGGTGCTCGCCGCCTGCGTGGCCGTCGTGGCCGCGGACCTCGCCGCCATACGCGCGCCGGCGGTCCTGCGGCCGCCGCTGGCCTTGCTGTTCGGGCTGCTGGCCCTCATCGCCACCGTGCTGCGCCCGACGTTGAACGGCGTCCTGCCGACGTCCGCCACGGTGCACGCGCTGGGCGACGGACTGCTGCACGGATGGCTGCGCACCCTGGAGAGCACGTGGCCCGCCCGGCCGGAGCCGGAACTCCTGCTGTTCGTGCCCGTGCTCGTGCTGCTGACCGGCGTGCTCGGGGTCGAATGCCTCCGCCGGGACCGCAGTCCGCTGGTGGCGCTGGTCCCCAGCCTGGCGCTGGTCGGGCTTTCGCAGGCGTTCTCCGTGGCCGACGGCGGAGACGCTCTGCTGTTCGGCGGCGGCTACACGGTGGCCGCGGTCGTCGTCCTGGCCGCGGCGAAGTCGGCGGAGAACCGGATCGGGGCACCCGCCGGGCACCGGCGTGCGGCGCGGCTCCGCGGTTCGGTCACCGGGTACGCGCTACCGGCGGTGGCGACCGTCGCGGCGATCGCGGCCGGCTGCTTGGCGTTCACGGCGTGGACGCCGCTGAGCAGGCCCGCGTATTCGCTGCCCGCCCACCACCAGCCGCCGGCGGTCACTTCGGTGCTGGCCAATCCGCTCGACGAGATCGGCTCGCGGCTGGCGACCCCGGCCGCCGAGGTGTTCCACGCCCGCGTCTCCGCACCGGTCGACCGGTGGACCGTGTCGGTGCTGAACCGCTTCGACGGGGTGAACTGGACGAGCAGCGCGCGGTTCCGGCCGCTGGGCAGCACGTTGCCGGGCCTCGCCGGGGTCCCGGCAGGCGGCCCGACGGCCGAAGCGGCCGTCACGCTCGCCTCGGCGCCGGGTGCCTGGCTGCCCACGGTCACCCGGACCGACCACGTCGAGGGAGCCAGCCCGCTGGTGGACCCCGCCACCGGGACCCTGCTGTCGACCCAGGCCGCGGACGGGCTGGCCTACCGCCTGTTCTGGCGCCCGCCGTCGGTGGACGCCCCGAAGCTGGCGTCGTCCGATGTGGACGGCGCGGCGGACGGGCTGGAGCCGGTGGGACAGCTGCCGAAGGAGATCGCGCCGCTCCTGCGTGAGGCCACCGGCGGATCGGGGCCGTCGCTGCGGACCGCGTTCGTCCTGGAACAGTGGTTCCGCAAGAACTACAAGGTGGCCTCGGGGGAGGACATCCCGACCGGGCACGGCTACGCGCAGCTGAGCTTCTTCCTCGCCTCGAGCAAGCGCGGCACGAGCGAACAGTTCGCCACGGCCTACGCCGTGCTCGCCCGCGCCGCGGGCCTGCCGGTGCGGGTGGCGGTGGGGTTCCGGCAGCCGGCGGCCGCGCCGGGTGGCTCGGTCGTGGTGCACAACAGCGACGTCCTGGCGTGGCCGGAAGTCGCGGTCCGCGGGGTCGGCTGGGTGCCGCTCGACCCGTCCGGCGCGGCCACCGCGGACGCCGGACGGCCGGAAAGCAGCGTGGCGCAGGCGACCGACGACGCGCGCAAGAATCTCCCGCCGCAGCCGGACAACCGGCCGCAGCCGACGACGAACCCGCCGCCGCAGCCGGCGGCGGCCGGCACTCCGTGGTGGGTGTGGATCGCGCTCGCCCCGCTGGCACTGCTGCTGCTCGTCGCGCTGACACCCGTAGCGGTCAAGACCGTGCGGCGCCACCGCCGCCGTCGCGGTGCACCGGCGGAGGCGGTGGTCGGAGCGTGGCTCGATGCCCGTGACCGGTTGCGCGACCGCGGTGTCACGGTGGTGCCCGGCATGACGGCGCGAGAGCTCGCGGCGCTGGTCGGGCCGGACTACCCGGAAGCGGTCAGCCAGGGGCTCCGGCAGCTGTCCCAGTGTCTCGACCTGGCGTTGTGGTCGGGGTGGACCGCCTCCCCGGAGGTGGCGCGGCGGGCCTGGGCGGCGTCCGACGCCGTGCGCGCCGCCAGTCGGGGCAGCTTGCGGCAGCGGATCGCTTCGCTGTTCGCGGTGCGCAGCCTGGTGCCCGTGCGAGCGTGA
- a CDS encoding protein kinase yields MGFENNGNDIPRIPGLSGLTPIARGGFATVYRAVQESFHREVAVKVFHTALPDRRSRDSFSAECEAIGKLPGGLDVVTMFHSGVIPGSDGRPYVVMELCRESLAARIAHGPLQPGEVAALGARLAVTLHAVHDAGLVHGDITPSNILFRPTGQPVLGDFGLTLHADADGARADYATWEHAGPEVYQGRSSFVSDVYGLGSTLYTALTGRPPIPRAPGEPLREYRLRAVATPAPALPETVAGPAFSAVLGKALAADPDARHVSANDFATELATLSAPSGSPRRWVPDTPYDGSASTGLRPAAGSFPAGFAPGSETGLRPVVPEPEQPKRRSAATRWLIAGAAALVVVTGGGLTVLLTRDTTTPPAAAPVPSPAPTSPATAVAAPVLAPPEDLGAQVRLSWTGGPDWDYAVVIAEEGGSAPTVQLADRQTSYTVDVTAGKRYCFQIQATWDSGNRTAASESLGIRQARCVHQGT; encoded by the coding sequence GTGGGTTTCGAAAACAACGGCAACGACATTCCGCGGATACCCGGCCTGTCGGGACTGACACCGATCGCGCGGGGTGGTTTCGCGACGGTTTACCGCGCGGTACAGGAAAGTTTTCACCGCGAGGTCGCGGTGAAAGTTTTCCACACCGCACTGCCGGACCGTCGCTCGCGCGATTCCTTCAGCGCGGAGTGCGAGGCGATCGGGAAACTGCCCGGCGGGCTCGACGTGGTCACCATGTTCCACAGCGGGGTGATCCCCGGCAGCGACGGCAGACCGTATGTGGTCATGGAACTGTGCCGGGAATCGCTGGCCGCCCGGATCGCGCACGGGCCGCTGCAGCCCGGCGAGGTCGCCGCCCTGGGCGCGCGGCTGGCCGTGACCCTGCACGCGGTGCACGACGCCGGCTTGGTGCACGGGGACATCACGCCGTCGAACATCCTCTTCCGCCCCACCGGCCAGCCGGTCCTCGGCGACTTCGGGCTGACGCTCCACGCCGACGCCGACGGTGCCCGAGCCGACTACGCCACGTGGGAACACGCCGGTCCCGAGGTCTACCAGGGCCGTTCGAGCTTCGTCTCGGACGTGTACGGCCTCGGTTCCACGCTCTACACCGCGCTCACCGGACGCCCGCCCATCCCCCGGGCGCCGGGTGAGCCCCTGCGCGAGTACCGGTTGCGCGCGGTCGCGACGCCGGCACCGGCATTGCCGGAGACGGTGGCCGGCCCGGCGTTCTCGGCCGTGCTGGGCAAGGCGCTCGCCGCCGACCCGGATGCCCGCCACGTCAGCGCGAACGACTTCGCGACCGAGCTGGCCACGCTGTCCGCGCCGTCCGGCTCTCCGCGGCGCTGGGTCCCGGACACCCCGTACGACGGCTCGGCCTCGACCGGCCTACGTCCGGCTGCGGGATCTTTCCCGGCGGGCTTCGCACCGGGTAGCGAGACCGGCTTGCGGCCGGTCGTCCCGGAACCGGAGCAGCCCAAGCGCAGGTCCGCGGCCACCCGCTGGCTGATCGCCGGCGCGGCCGCACTCGTCGTCGTGACCGGTGGCGGGCTCACCGTCCTGCTGACCCGGGACACCACCACGCCGCCGGCGGCCGCGCCGGTCCCGTCCCCGGCGCCGACCTCGCCGGCCACCGCCGTGGCCGCGCCGGTCCTGGCCCCGCCGGAGGACCTCGGCGCGCAGGTGCGGCTTTCGTGGACCGGCGGGCCGGATTGGGACTACGCGGTCGTCATCGCCGAAGAAGGTGGCTCCGCGCCGACCGTCCAACTCGCCGACCGCCAGACCTCCTACACGGTCGACGTGACGGCCGGCAAGCGGTACTGCTTCCAGATCCAAGCCACCTGGGACAGCGGGAACCGCACGGCCGCCAGTGAAAGCCTCGGTATTCGCCAGGCCCGATGCGTGCACCAAGGCACCTAG
- a CDS encoding FtsK/SpoIIIE domain-containing protein: MLEAVGAVLGGTGPATVGGNRIDEALPVADSPVRDGVVVDFSGAVAPPPVAARGPVLRVVSGPDAGRSLPLVLGRDTRIGRRGEVDLALSDGDVSRLHCVVRWDGTRIRLVDPGSRNRTVVSRDGRFDGRTPLPHGVPEDLPPGEQFQIGGTRLAVELPGARVPLRPDGKGGLLVNRAPRTRARFTKSTVDLPGLPPVQTAHRSPLLLMAGLPLVLSVVMAWVFHQPSFLMLGLLSPVMAVGMWWNARRVAKQANADNALDYDRRLAGAKVAVHAAVDEEDAFLRREWPAPVTVLERAEPGAAGLWQRRTGDDDWLRFRLGRSTRAASVGLNGPAPADGWRPPQLADAPIGAGLDGGALGVAGPASDAGRVLDWLLVQAAVLHGPDELRIAVLAPGSRELLWTRWLPHLRTGTGGVRAAWAHEAVGDAVKPLTELVRTRLESRRPGESAADTLVVLVGARELGERQDVTDLLREGPLAGLRFLCVDESVAALPSSCDAVLALEPTGDRLSVAQGDPFAVTADRIDTGAAERVARMLAPLRVVGSASAAAALPDVVRFSDIVPAIAEDEVRAAWQLSPECTSVPIGADASGTVHVDLVKDGPHGVIVGTTGAGKSEFVTTLVASLALANSPAHLNFLFVDFKGHSTFQDLERLPHAVGTVTNLDGAVPRFFGSLQAEQLRRQRLFEAAGVSEFGGYGCAAARKGLPPLARLVVVVDEFAELKHHLPTAVDDLVGLARLGRSLGLHLLLATQDEADVTTQIKHNAELKVALRVSRSVSDMLLDSPLAGEIGKRQKGRAVLRQSDVLRTVQTAWCGAPSGSAQTIALRVVPLRDQDLELPEPPRKKKISADRTELDDLVDAITAATEAAGIQVPHRPWLPPLPDLLVRDACAPVPFALDVGLRDVPAEQQQVPFAPRLGSGHLLLIGAPRSGRTSAVRAIACGLVADTSPDALQLHAIAVGHSLGELADLPHSGVVTDVGDAWQVERVLSRLGEEVRSRRETLAAAGVSTLDELRERDSGAPPHLVLLVDGVDVLTERDSTAQLLQRLLEDGVTVGLTVCVTSTGTKLRTRFAGLFEHRLSLRRADNDCLGALGFAHRADVTKLPPGRALLRDDSTLVQIPLLTGDPSGGAQRAALAEEVGRAVKRWTPPRRAPLRVDRIPATLPLSGALAYGNRPAGRPALLGVGGDELTTHWADFDRDHVVAIVGPRRSGRSSALCSMALSAAANGLRVAVVADRRGAAHALVERAGIFVGGADELARALTPGLDALFVDDADRLGFPEPRPFGLPGRPALVGAFIADKFAHGRGLAQVLAAAEVGVVLSPGRGEVLGVDFPRPAFDFPVGRGYLVSHGEAVLGRIAEPEAVTPVG, from the coding sequence GTGCTCGAGGCGGTGGGAGCGGTGCTCGGCGGGACCGGCCCGGCGACCGTCGGCGGCAACCGGATCGACGAGGCTCTGCCTGTCGCCGATTCGCCGGTGCGCGACGGCGTGGTCGTGGACTTCTCCGGTGCCGTCGCGCCTCCACCGGTGGCCGCACGCGGTCCGGTGCTCCGGGTCGTTTCCGGACCCGACGCGGGCCGGTCACTCCCTCTCGTGCTGGGCCGGGACACGCGGATCGGCCGCCGTGGCGAGGTCGATCTCGCGCTGTCCGACGGTGATGTGTCGCGGCTGCACTGCGTGGTCCGGTGGGACGGTACCCGGATCCGGCTCGTCGATCCGGGGTCCCGGAACCGCACCGTGGTGAGCCGCGACGGCCGGTTCGACGGCCGTACTCCCTTGCCGCACGGCGTGCCCGAGGACCTGCCGCCGGGAGAGCAGTTCCAAATCGGCGGAACCCGGCTCGCCGTCGAGCTCCCCGGTGCGCGTGTTCCACTGAGGCCCGACGGGAAGGGAGGTCTCCTGGTCAACCGCGCACCGCGCACGCGCGCACGCTTCACCAAGTCCACAGTGGACCTGCCGGGACTGCCGCCGGTCCAGACGGCGCACCGGAGCCCGCTGTTGCTGATGGCCGGCTTGCCCCTGGTGCTCAGCGTGGTGATGGCTTGGGTGTTCCACCAGCCGTCCTTCCTGATGCTCGGGTTGCTGTCGCCGGTGATGGCGGTCGGGATGTGGTGGAACGCGCGCCGCGTGGCGAAGCAGGCCAACGCGGACAACGCCCTTGATTACGACCGGCGCCTCGCCGGGGCCAAGGTCGCGGTGCACGCCGCCGTCGACGAAGAAGACGCTTTCCTGCGCCGGGAGTGGCCGGCGCCGGTCACGGTGCTGGAGCGGGCCGAGCCGGGCGCCGCCGGCCTGTGGCAGCGGCGTACCGGTGACGACGACTGGCTGCGGTTCCGGCTGGGGCGCAGTACCCGCGCGGCGTCGGTCGGGCTGAACGGACCCGCGCCGGCGGACGGGTGGCGACCGCCTCAGCTCGCCGACGCGCCCATCGGTGCCGGCCTCGACGGTGGCGCGCTCGGTGTTGCCGGCCCCGCCTCGGACGCCGGGCGGGTGCTCGACTGGCTGCTGGTCCAGGCCGCCGTTCTGCACGGGCCGGACGAGCTGCGCATCGCGGTCCTCGCTCCCGGGTCGCGAGAGCTGCTCTGGACGCGGTGGCTGCCGCACCTGAGGACCGGCACCGGCGGTGTCCGGGCAGCGTGGGCGCACGAAGCGGTGGGGGACGCGGTGAAGCCGCTCACCGAACTCGTGCGGACGCGGCTGGAAAGCCGGCGGCCCGGTGAATCCGCGGCGGACACGCTCGTGGTGCTCGTCGGTGCCCGGGAACTCGGCGAGCGGCAAGACGTCACCGATCTCCTGCGGGAAGGCCCGCTCGCCGGGCTGCGCTTCCTCTGCGTCGACGAATCGGTCGCGGCGCTGCCCAGCTCGTGCGACGCCGTGCTCGCTCTGGAACCCACCGGGGACCGCCTGAGCGTGGCACAAGGGGATCCGTTCGCGGTGACCGCCGACCGGATCGACACCGGTGCGGCGGAGCGGGTGGCGCGGATGCTGGCGCCGCTCCGGGTCGTCGGCTCGGCGAGTGCGGCAGCCGCGCTGCCGGACGTGGTCCGCTTCAGCGACATCGTGCCGGCGATCGCCGAGGACGAAGTGCGGGCTGCCTGGCAGCTGTCCCCCGAATGCACCTCGGTGCCGATCGGTGCCGACGCGTCGGGGACCGTGCACGTGGATCTCGTGAAGGACGGCCCGCACGGCGTGATCGTCGGCACCACCGGCGCCGGCAAGAGCGAGTTCGTGACGACCTTGGTCGCGTCGCTGGCGCTCGCGAACTCCCCGGCGCACCTGAACTTCCTCTTCGTCGACTTCAAGGGCCACTCGACGTTCCAGGACCTCGAGCGGCTTCCGCACGCCGTCGGCACGGTCACGAACCTCGACGGCGCGGTTCCCCGGTTCTTCGGCTCGCTGCAGGCGGAACAGCTGCGCCGGCAGCGGCTGTTCGAAGCGGCCGGCGTGAGCGAGTTCGGCGGGTACGGCTGTGCGGCCGCCCGGAAGGGGTTGCCGCCGCTGGCCCGGCTGGTCGTCGTGGTCGACGAGTTCGCCGAGCTCAAGCACCACCTGCCGACCGCCGTCGACGACCTCGTCGGCCTCGCCAGGCTGGGCCGGTCACTCGGCCTCCACCTGCTGCTGGCCACCCAGGACGAAGCCGATGTGACGACCCAGATCAAGCACAACGCGGAGCTGAAGGTCGCGTTGCGGGTCAGCCGGTCGGTGAGCGACATGCTCCTGGACAGCCCGCTCGCCGGTGAGATCGGCAAGCGGCAGAAAGGTCGCGCCGTGCTGCGGCAGTCCGACGTCCTCCGCACGGTGCAGACCGCCTGGTGCGGTGCGCCCAGCGGCAGCGCGCAGACCATCGCGCTGCGCGTGGTTCCGCTGCGGGACCAGGATCTGGAGCTGCCCGAGCCGCCCCGGAAGAAGAAGATTTCCGCGGACCGCACCGAACTGGACGACCTCGTCGACGCGATCACCGCGGCCACCGAGGCCGCCGGAATCCAGGTCCCGCACCGGCCGTGGCTCCCGCCGTTGCCGGATCTGCTGGTCCGCGACGCGTGCGCCCCGGTCCCGTTCGCACTGGACGTGGGACTGCGCGACGTCCCGGCCGAACAGCAGCAAGTCCCGTTCGCTCCGCGCCTGGGCAGCGGGCACCTCCTGCTGATCGGCGCGCCCCGTTCGGGTCGCACGAGCGCGGTGCGCGCAATCGCTTGCGGACTGGTCGCGGACACGTCGCCCGACGCGCTGCAGCTGCACGCGATCGCGGTCGGGCACAGCCTCGGCGAACTGGCGGACCTGCCGCACAGCGGTGTGGTCACCGACGTCGGTGATGCCTGGCAGGTGGAACGGGTGCTCAGCCGGCTCGGCGAAGAGGTGCGATCCCGCCGCGAGACGCTCGCCGCGGCCGGCGTGAGCACCCTGGACGAGCTGCGGGAACGCGACTCCGGAGCACCGCCGCACCTGGTGCTGCTCGTCGACGGTGTCGACGTCCTCACCGAACGCGACAGCACGGCCCAGCTGCTCCAGCGGCTGTTGGAGGACGGCGTGACCGTGGGACTCACCGTGTGCGTGACGAGCACCGGAACCAAGCTGCGGACGCGGTTCGCCGGACTGTTCGAGCACCGCCTGAGCCTTCGCCGCGCCGACAACGACTGCCTCGGCGCACTGGGGTTCGCCCACCGCGCCGACGTCACCAAGCTCCCGCCCGGCCGTGCGCTCCTGCGGGACGATTCCACCCTGGTCCAGATCCCCTTGCTGACCGGCGATCCGTCCGGTGGGGCACAACGAGCGGCGCTCGCCGAGGAGGTCGGCCGCGCGGTGAAGCGCTGGACACCGCCCAGGCGGGCACCCCTGCGCGTCGACCGGATTCCGGCCACCTTGCCACTGTCCGGCGCGCTGGCGTACGGGAACCGGCCGGCCGGCCGGCCGGCCCTGCTCGGAGTGGGCGGCGACGAGCTGACCACGCACTGGGCCGACTTCGACCGCGATCACGTGGTGGCGATCGTCGGTCCACGCAGGTCGGGACGCTCCAGCGCACTCTGCTCGATGGCGCTGAGTGCCGCGGCGAACGGCCTCCGCGTCGCCGTGGTCGCCGACCGGCGAGGTGCGGCGCACGCGCTGGTCGAACGGGCGGGCATTTTCGTCGGCGGCGCGGACGAGCTGGCGCGGGCGCTGACACCGGGGCTGGACGCGCTGTTCGTCGACGACGCGGACCGCTTGGGCTTCCCGGAGCCGCGTCCCTTCGGCCTGCCCGGCCGGCCGGCGTTGGTGGGTGCGTTCATCGCCGACAAGTTCGCCCACGGCCGCGGCTTGGCCCAGGTCCTCGCGGCCGCCGAAGTCGGTGTCGTGCTCAGTCCCGGCCGGGGCGAGGTGCTCGGCGTCGACTTCCCGCGCCCGGCGTTCGACTTCCCGGTGGGACGCGGCTACCTCGTCTCGCACGGCGAGGCGGTGCTCGGCCGGATCGCCGAGCCCGAGGCGGTCACCCCGGTGGGCTGA
- a CDS encoding RNA polymerase sigma factor: MPEDVVALANSTADARLVLDTLPPTQRLHLTWHLDGYTNTEIASQTGKTEAAVRKNISRALTTLSLKLKAVSHDQ, encoded by the coding sequence ATGCCCGAAGACGTCGTCGCCCTCGCGAACAGCACGGCCGACGCCCGCCTCGTGCTCGACACCCTCCCACCGACCCAGCGACTGCACCTGACCTGGCACCTGGACGGCTACACCAACACGGAAATCGCGTCCCAGACGGGAAAGACCGAAGCTGCCGTCCGCAAGAACATCTCACGTGCGCTGACCACGCTCAGCCTCAAGCTCAAGGCGGTGTCCCATGACCAGTGA
- a CDS encoding HU family DNA-binding protein, whose translation MTNKAQLIEALSERLGDKKVASQAVDGLVDIIIRTVNKGEKVNITGFGVFEKRARAARTARNPRTGEAVKVKKTNVPAFRAGTTFKDVIGGSKKLPKATPVKRATATRATATKTAAAAAPAKATTTRTTRAAAAKPATTRAATTRTRATAAKPAAKATATKAAPKTTAAKTTAAKTTAAKATTAKATTAKATTTRAKAAAKPAATKTAAAKKTTAAKAPAKRTSAAKKK comes from the coding sequence ATGACGAACAAGGCCCAGCTGATCGAGGCGCTGTCGGAGCGTCTGGGCGACAAGAAGGTGGCTTCGCAGGCCGTGGACGGTCTGGTGGACATCATCATCCGGACGGTCAACAAGGGCGAGAAGGTCAACATCACCGGCTTCGGTGTGTTCGAGAAGCGCGCCCGCGCCGCTCGTACCGCGCGCAACCCGCGCACCGGTGAGGCCGTGAAGGTGAAGAAGACCAACGTGCCCGCCTTCCGCGCCGGTACCACGTTCAAGGACGTCATCGGCGGCTCCAAGAAGCTGCCGAAGGCGACCCCGGTCAAGCGCGCGACCGCGACCCGCGCGACGGCGACGAAGACCGCTGCCGCGGCCGCGCCGGCCAAGGCGACCACGACCCGTACGACCCGCGCGGCGGCCGCGAAGCCGGCCACCACGCGCGCGGCCACCACGCGGACTCGCGCCACTGCGGCGAAGCCGGCTGCCAAGGCCACCGCCACCAAGGCGGCGCCGAAGACCACCGCGGCGAAGACCACCGCGGCGAAGACCACCGCGGCCAAGGCGACGACGGCCAAGGCCACCACGGCGAAGGCCACGACCACCCGCGCCAAGGCCGCCGCCAAGCCGGCCGCCACCAAGACCGCAGCGGCGAAGAAGACCACCGCCGCCAAGGCTCCGGCCAAGCGCACGTCGGCCGCCAAGAAGAAGTAA
- a CDS encoding IclR family transcriptional regulator → MPTPDDGARHQGHGLRRDLDLLEALASPEAQRAGELGVVRLAQLTGREKSQVSRALKALAEEGVVERDPDTLGYRLGWRLFSLVARTVEDRLVRTAEPVLRELSAELEETSHLCVLRDQEVLTLLSVSGHSFRAHDWEGRGVPAHCTSAGRVLLLDATPDDLYIRFAGAEEPALPDLFLKIQEARRTGYARVLEEFEPGLAGVSAPIRDFRGRVIAAVNISAPTERLGESLEAAGRETAKAAARISAHLGWESHPAAHLT, encoded by the coding sequence ATGCCCACCCCGGACGACGGCGCCCGGCACCAGGGCCACGGCCTGCGCCGCGACCTGGACCTGCTGGAGGCCCTGGCCTCCCCCGAGGCGCAGCGCGCGGGTGAGCTGGGCGTCGTCCGCCTCGCCCAGCTGACCGGCCGCGAGAAGAGCCAGGTTTCCCGCGCCCTCAAGGCACTGGCCGAGGAGGGCGTCGTCGAGCGCGACCCGGACACCCTCGGCTACCGCCTGGGCTGGCGGCTGTTCTCCCTCGTCGCCCGCACGGTCGAGGACCGTCTCGTCCGCACCGCCGAACCGGTGCTGCGCGAACTCTCGGCCGAGCTCGAAGAGACCAGCCACTTGTGCGTCCTGCGCGACCAGGAGGTCCTGACGCTGCTGTCGGTGTCCGGGCACTCCTTCCGCGCCCACGACTGGGAAGGCCGAGGCGTCCCGGCCCACTGCACGTCGGCGGGCCGGGTACTCCTGCTCGACGCCACCCCGGACGACCTGTACATCCGCTTCGCCGGCGCGGAAGAACCCGCGTTGCCGGACCTGTTTCTGAAGATCCAGGAAGCCCGCCGCACCGGCTACGCCCGCGTCCTCGAGGAGTTCGAGCCGGGCCTGGCGGGAGTATCAGCCCCGATCCGCGACTTCCGCGGCCGCGTGATCGCCGCGGTGAACATCTCGGCGCCCACGGAGCGCCTGGGCGAGAGTCTCGAGGCGGCGGGCCGGGAGACAGCGAAGGCGGCAGCGAGGATTTCAGCCCACCTCGGCTGGGAGTCCCACCCGGCGGCTCACCTCACCTGA
- a CDS encoding mandelate racemase/muconate lactonizing enzyme family protein has product MKIAAISLDRLRLDLDPPLRAAWDPDPRRHFDATIVRVHTDEGVTGIGSGDTMAGFDAVEHLFLGEDPLDIVRHVQAIETANFHGGRYWPLEAALWDVIGQVAGLPVATLFGNAARALPAYASSAELKPPPERVETALRAREAGFRAMKIRIARDRVADGVAAVTAVRDALGPDFGIMVDLNQSWRMAGDTSAAAGLAETRKLVRRLAELDVLWVEEPLPYHDLAGFKTLRAENPGVRIAAGEMHHSVPELLRYLEEDVLDVYQMDVVLAVGLHRARTLAELARLKHRAFTPHSWTNGIGLLANLHVAAGVGGGPYFEFPWDPPGWTPERRDFMLAEPVPITAAGEVEVPRRPGLGVELDEEAVRRWRI; this is encoded by the coding sequence GTGAAGATCGCCGCCATCTCCCTGGACCGGCTGCGGCTCGACCTCGACCCGCCGCTGCGCGCGGCCTGGGACCCGGACCCGCGGCGGCACTTCGACGCCACGATCGTGCGCGTGCACACCGACGAGGGCGTCACCGGCATCGGCTCCGGCGACACGATGGCCGGCTTCGACGCGGTCGAGCACCTCTTCCTCGGCGAGGACCCGCTGGACATCGTCCGGCACGTCCAGGCGATCGAGACGGCCAACTTCCACGGCGGCCGCTACTGGCCGCTGGAAGCCGCGCTCTGGGACGTCATCGGCCAGGTCGCCGGCCTGCCCGTCGCGACGCTGTTCGGGAACGCCGCCCGCGCGCTGCCCGCATACGCCTCGTCGGCCGAGCTGAAGCCGCCGCCGGAGCGCGTCGAAACCGCGTTGCGGGCCCGGGAGGCCGGGTTCCGGGCGATGAAGATCCGCATCGCCCGTGACCGCGTGGCCGACGGCGTCGCCGCTGTGACGGCGGTGCGGGACGCGCTCGGGCCGGACTTCGGGATCATGGTCGACCTCAACCAGTCGTGGCGGATGGCCGGGGACACGAGCGCCGCGGCCGGCCTGGCGGAGACACGGAAGCTGGTGCGGCGGCTCGCCGAGCTGGACGTCCTCTGGGTCGAGGAACCGCTGCCGTACCACGACCTGGCGGGGTTCAAGACCCTGCGCGCGGAGAACCCGGGCGTGCGGATCGCGGCGGGCGAGATGCATCACTCGGTCCCGGAGCTGCTGCGCTACCTGGAGGAGGACGTCCTGGACGTCTACCAGATGGACGTCGTGCTCGCGGTCGGCCTGCACCGGGCGCGCACGCTGGCCGAGCTGGCGCGGCTCAAGCACCGCGCGTTCACGCCGCACAGCTGGACCAACGGCATCGGCCTGCTGGCCAACCTGCACGTCGCGGCCGGCGTCGGCGGCGGCCCGTACTTCGAGTTCCCCTGGGACCCGCCCGGGTGGACGCCGGAACGCCGCGACTTCATGTTGGCCGAGCCGGTGCCGATCACCGCCGCGGGCGAGGTCGAAGTGCCGCGGCGGCCCGGGCTCGGCGTCGAACTGGACGAAGAGGCGGTGCGGCGGTGGCGGATCTGA